The following coding sequences are from one Scomber scombrus chromosome 20, fScoSco1.1, whole genome shotgun sequence window:
- the bdh1 gene encoding D-beta-hydroxybutyrate dehydrogenase, mitochondrial, whose protein sequence is MAPLPMSRVALLLSFSVFLTVVLGFGLPALLNAVMRMLGLPETSVTECIVVLYLVFVLYVATPRIPRGLVEVKGKAVFISGCDSGFGHALAKHLHKLGFTVFAGCLLKDKDGEGAKELEEFHSDRMKVVQLDVCSDEQVNEAVEYIKDNLEDSERGLWAVVNNAGVSTFGEVEFTSMDTYKQVSEVNLWGTIRVTKAVLPLIRRAKGRVVNLASMYGRMGNIMRSPYCVSKYGVEAFSDCLRYEMKTWGVKVSIIEPGNFIVATGILTREIVATTSNKLWNEAPSDVKEDYGKTHFEQHMSLMRSYCNSGEKEVAPVLDDITDAITSKRPYTRYNPMEPHWWIRMQLMTHLPAAMSDFLYF, encoded by the exons ATGGCCCCGCTGCCCATGTCCCGAGTGGCACTTCTGTTGTCATTTTCCGTTTTTCTGACTGTTGTGTTGGGTTTTGGACTGCCTGCTCTCCTGAATGCAGTGATGAGGATGTTAGGATTACCGGAGACGAGCGTAACCGAGTGCATAGTTGTGCtgtatttagtttttgtgttgTATGTTGCGACTCCTCGTATTCCCAGAGGATTGGTGGAG GTGAAGGGGAAAGCTGTGTTTATTTCTGGCTGTGACAGTGGTTTTGGTCATGCACTTGCCAAACATTTGCACAAACTTGGCTTTACGGTCTTTGCTGGATGTCTTCTAAAG GATAAAGATGGAGAGGGTGCAAAGGAGCTGGAGGAATTTCATTCAGATCGCATGAAGGTAGTCCAGCTGGATGTCTGCAGTGACGAGCAGGTGAACGAGGCTGTGGAATATATCAAAGACAACCTGGAAGACTCAGAGAGAG GTCTGTGGGCGGTTGTGAACAACGCTGGTGTGTCAACATTTGGAGAAGTAGAGTTTACTTCCATGGACACCTACAAGCAAGTGTCAGAGGTCAACTTGTGGGGCACCATCAGGGTCACCAAAGCTGTTCTGCCATTAATCCGCAGGGCCAAAG GTCGTGTTGTGAACCTGGCCAGTATGTACGGGAGGATGGGAAACATCATGCGATCACCTTACTGTGTATCTAAATATGGCGTGGAAGCTTTTTCTGACTGCCTTCGCTACGAGATGAAGACCTGGGGAGTAAAAGTGTCCATAATCGAACCAGGGAACTTCATCGTGGCCACCGGCATCCTGACCCGTGAAATTGTGGCCACCACGTCCAACAAGCTGTGGAATGAGGCGCCCTCAGATGTGAAGGAGGATTACGGGAAAACCCACTTTGAGCAACATATGTCTCTGATGCGCTCATACTGCAATAGTGGAGAGAAGGAAGTGGCCCCCGTCCTGGATGACATCACAGATGCTATCACCTCCAAGCGCCCTTACACAAGATACAACCCCATGGAGCCACACTGGTGGATCAGAATGCAGCTGATGACCCATCTGCCTGCCGCAATGTCCGACTTCCTCTATTTCTAA